One Centroberyx gerrardi isolate f3 chromosome 2, fCenGer3.hap1.cur.20231027, whole genome shotgun sequence DNA window includes the following coding sequences:
- the trim32 gene encoding E3 ubiquitin-protein ligase TRIM32: MAAAPPPLDPDLLREVLECPICLETYNQDQMRPKLLQCGHTVCRQCLEKLLASTINGVRCPFCSRVSRMSSISQLADNLTVLKILDCTSSCSAAAAALMCKSCCNRLPRQYCHDCVSVLCDLCKAEGHLHQGHSVQPIRVAAEQRRKELGGKLAALREAMGQIQKKKTAIDSISKSLRLKYRAVQQDYATAELRLQEELSRSRRTFAASMSEVEKLNGQILEEQTYLLNIAEVQVVSRCDYLTMRVKQSDIALLKDDGGGNDDEELDLRSSLPITFSLQEPELVRTEHPKAIEVGQLTTNTCTVNTDDEESGLELALEGVVGEVAGAEGGAIGAPMDLYRDIDMIAAVEEAVCASPGSFKSKSVDGGEPSPGGAGANAGTQHCQFVKKMGCKGNLPGMFNLPVSICVTPQGEVLVADRGNYRIQIFNRKGFQREIRRNASSIDNFVLSFLGADLPNLMPLSIAVTPQGLIGITDNYDNSVKVYTMDGNCVACHKNQLIKPWGITAMPSGQFVVSDVEGGKLWCLAVDRNVGVVSYNRLCSAVRPKFVTCDAAGTVYFTQGLALNFEKRHNEPHLEGGFSIGSVGTDGQLGKQLSHFFSETEDFRCITGMCVDANGDLLVTDSGRKEILQFPKEGGFKILIQEGLTCPVGVAITQKGQLLVLDCWDHCVKVYSYIQKRRSSTC, from the coding sequence ATGGCAGCTGCACCCCCCCCTCTGGACCCGGATCTACTGCGGGAGGTTCTTGAATGCCCTATCTGCCTGGAGACCTACAACCAGGACCAGATGAGGCCCAAGCTCCTTCAGTGTGGTCACACAGTGTGCAGGCAGTGCCTAGAGAAGCTGCTGGCTAGCACTATCAATGGTGTGCGCTGCCCCTTCTGCAGCAGGGTCTCTCGAATGAGCAGTATATCCCAGCTGGCTGACAACCTCACTGTGCTCAAGATCCTGGACTGTACTAGCtcctgcagtgctgctgctgctgccctcaTGTGCAAATCCTGCTGCAACCGCCTCCCACGCCAGTACTGCCATGATTGTGTCTCAGTCCTCTGTGACCTCTGTAAAGCGGAGGGTCACCTGCACCAAGGCCATTCAGTCCAGCCAATTAGGGTGGCTGCTGAACAGCGCCGCAAAGAACTGGGTGGCAAGCTGGCTGCTCTGCGTGAGGCTATGGGCCAAATTCAGAAGAAAAAGACAGCTATTGACagcatttccaagtccttgagACTTAAGTACAGGGCAGTGCAGCAGGACTATGCCACAGCTGAGCTACGTCTTCAAGAGGAGCTCAGTCGTTCTCGAAGGACATTCGCTGCCTCCATGTCAGAAGTGGAAAAGCTCAATGGACAGATCCTGGAGGAGCAGACATATCTCCTTAACATTGCAGAGGTACAGGTGGTGTCACGCTGCGACTACCTGACAATGCGGGTGAAACAGAGTGATATCGCCCTGCTGAAGGATGACGGCGGGGGCAATGATGATGAGGAGCTGGACCTGAGGAGCAGCTTGCCCATCACATTTAGCCTCCAAGAGCCAGAGCTGGTCAGGACAGAGCACCCCAAAGCTATAGAGGTGGGCCAGCTCACCACCAACACTTGTACTGTCAATACAGATGATGAGGAGAGTGGGTTGGAGCTCGCACTTGAGGGTGTTGTAGGGGAAGTAGCTGGGGCAGAAGGTGGGGCAATAGGGGCTCCGATGGATCTTTACCGAGACATTGACATGATTGCGGCTGTAGAGGAGGCGGTATGTGCCTCGCCAGGCAGCTTTAAGTCAAAGTCTGTGGATGGAGGGGAGCCATCACCTGGAGGGGCTGGGGCAAATGCAGGAACCCAGCACTGCCAGTTTGTGAAGAAGATGGGCTGTAAGGGGAACCTGCCTGGCATGTTCAACTTGCCAGTCAGCATCTGCGTGACACCACAAGGCGAGGTCCTGGTGGCTGACCGTGGCAACTACCGCATCCAGATCTTTAATCGCAAAGGTTTCCAGCGCGAGATCCGCCGCAATGCCAGCAGCATCGACAACTTTGTCCTGAGCTTCCTTGGGGCTGACCTGCCCAACCTCATGCCCTTGTCCATTGCCGTCACCCCTCAAGGCTTGATTGGGATCACCGACAACTACGACAATTCAGTTAAAGTCTACACCATGGATGGGAACTGTGTGGCCTGCCACAAGAACCAGCTCATTAAACCCTGGGGCATCACCGCCATGCCATCAGGCCAGTTTGTGGTGTCAGATGTGGAAGGTGGCAAGCTGTGGTGCCTGGCAGTGGACCGCAATGTGGGCGTGGTCAGCTACAACcgactgtgttctgctgtgcgGCCAAAGTTTGTGACATGCGATGCAGCTGGAACGGTCTATTTCACCCAGGGCCTGGCCCTGAACTTTGAGAAACGCCACAATGAGCCCCACCTAGAGGGCGGCTTCTCCATCGGCTCGGTGGGTACCGACGGCCAGCTAGGCAAGCAGCTCAGCCACTTCTTCTCAGAGACAGAGGACTTCCGCTGTATCACGGGCATGTGTGTGGACGCCAATGGGGACTTGCTGGTGACTGACAGTGGCAGGAAGGAAATCCTCCAGTTTCCTAAAGAGGGTGGATTCAAAATTCTCATCCAGGAAGGGCTGACCTGCCCTGTGGGAGTGGCCATCACTCAGAAAGGACAGCTGCTAGTGTTGGACTGCTGGGACCACTGTGTCAAAGTCTACTCATACATCCAGAAGAGGCGCTCTTCAACCTGCTAG